ATCGGCATCATCAATGGTACACTCGAGGACGAGGTTGTCATTGTTGGCAACCATCGCGACGCCTGGATCATTGGAGGGGCAGCAGACCCCAACTCTGGAAGTGCTGTACTCATTGAACTGGCCAAAGCATTCGGCGAGCTTGCAAAGACGGGATGGAAGCCTGCTCGCACCATCGTACTTTGCAGTTGGGATGCCGAAGAGTATGGTCTGGTTGGAAGGTACGATGATTTAAATACTATTGTATGCTCCTGTATGCTAATTCGATTCCCATACAGCACCGAGTGGATGGAAGAGTACATCCCGTGGATAAAGAACGCCGCAGTCTCCTACCTGAACATTGACGTCGCCGTCTCGGGACCAATCCCTGAAATTTCAGCTACGCCTGATCTTCATGCCATTAGCACTAGCCTCATGAAGAAGATCATCTATCCCTTCCACGGCAGCAGCGACCAGACTATGTACGATGTGTGGTCAACACTCGACGGTACAGTTGGTGTCCTTGGTAGCGGCAGTGACTACACAGCCTTTCTCCACCGTGGTATTGCTGCCATCGACATGGGTGCTGGTGGCGGACCGAACGATCCAGTCTACCCCTACCATTCCAACTACGACTCGTACCACTGGATGGCCACATTTGGCGACCCAGGCTTCCACACACACAAAGCAATGGGCCAGTACCTGACTCTCCTTTTGTACCACATGGTCAATGACCCCGTGGTCCCTCTTCAGCCTGCAGACTACGTCGAAGAGCTGAACACCTACCTCCAAGCGCTCAACACCACAATCGCTTCTGCCAACGCTACGGTCGATCTCTCAGCCCTAGTAGATGCCATCTCGACCTTCGAGACCTCCGCACGGCAGTTTAATGACCTCCGTGACCATGCTGTCGCAAGTAACGACACCGCACTAATCACGGTTCAAAACCACAAGGCGCGCGACTTCTCTCGTGGCTTCACTTCTCAGGGTGGTCTGCCTACTAGAGAGTTCTATCAGCACACCATCTTCGCGCCTGGACGCGACACTGGCTATGCGCCGGTAACATTCCCAGGCATCACCGAGAGCATCACGTTTGATAAGGATGTCGAGCTGGCGCAGGAGTGGGTGGAAAAGACCAGTGCTGCGATTCTGGTCGCTGCCAGTATCCTCAAGACCTAGTGGAGATGTAGGCGGCAATGCGGTCACGTAGAGGTTCTCTCGCAAGGCTTTATGATCAGAAACAACGTGATGATGGATACTTCCCAACAGCACCACAACCAAAAATCTAAATCCCTTCAAAACGAGTAAGCAAGCTACTTGGGATTTTTTGTGCAGATTCGAGTTGTTCCTGCAGATTTGTCTGAGCGTTGCATCGGTATATCTGGTTGCAACAATACTCTGCTTTGCCAGTCTTACTTGCGGTCAATCAGTTTAGCATCACGAGAGAGCTTCACGCAAGCACCAGGATCGAGGTACGGTAGAGGTGGATATGCAACGCATGCTGCAGGCGCAGCACGTAATTGTAGTCTAATGAGTAAACGATTCAATGAAGCCACGGTGTTTTGATATTATCCGCGCTCCCTCTGAAACGGGCTCTCGCGTTGACGCCATGCCCAACCCAGCCTAGAGCAGCGCTGTAACTTTGTCCGGCTGTCGCGGGCCACGTCCTCACCTGGCGCACCTTATCCAAGAGCTCGAGAAAGCTTGACCGCATCTTCATGCCAACAACGGTGTCAACTGTACCAGGTTCTTGTCTGGGAAGGTCTGCCTGAGCGGGACGGGCCCACAGCAACGATGAAGACTGGATCGCTCCTTTGCCGAACATTCCGAAAGACCCACGAAACGACAGGCATCAAATGCCACAGTTGGGATTGCAATGCCGCGCAATGAAGCGCACGCGACATGTTCCCACTTCCAGGGCGTACCAGACTGTATCTACTCCTAGTACCCGGGGTCAGAGCACCGGCCTGCAAGGCGACGCGCCTCCTGTTTTGCAAGGCGTCGTCATTCGTCTGCCACCTTAACCCAAGTGAGACTGGGTTTAACCTGCGATATCTGAACAAACATGCCTTCGACCCCGTTTGGCCTTTCTGACTGTTAGCTGCGCATCCATTTAGGTTTCTTTTGAGCGATACGTTGACCTTCTGTCGCCTCGTCCCGGCCTTTTTTTCTGTCGCGTTGGGCCGATCATACTCTCCATCGTTCTTTGTTTTCTCTTTCCCCGGATAAGCATGAGGCTCTTTCCGAGACTATTACATGCCGTTGCTGCAGCCATCGTATTGATTGTGCTGTACCTCGGGTGGCTACAACATGATCACCTAGGGCACAACATACACGAAGCGTGGGGAGGTACAGCACACAGAGTGGTTGTCTTTGGCGACGATTGGTCTGACACAGGCAAATATCGAGTTTCTCCACCATTGAAGTCTGAGGCTGTTGTGCGAGATTCTAGTCGTGGCGAAATATGGACCGAGACATTGTGTAAAGAAGTGAGTCCGCATCGAATTCATGATTTGCATTTGCTAACACCATGTAGCTCGCTTGCGACTTCATGGATAACTTTGCTCGCTCCATGCCGCCACAGGGCGATGTTACGACCATCGGGTCTCTCATTGACTCAGATATCCGCGCCCAGGCCGTCCCTGTCAcagacaacaacaacaacaacaacaacaacaacaacaacaacacccaGGTCACGTTTGACTTCAAGACACAGGTGCAACAATTCTTAGAATATGAGAAGCAGAAACACCGCATCGGTGTTCCGGAACGTTTGCGCAAGGTCGACGAGTGGTCCATCTTCACCGTATCGTTCGGTCTCTGGGACCTGCTGGAATACTCTACGCTAGAGAAGGAGTATGCGCTGAAGGCGATTGACAGCAGTATCGAGGGGCTGTTTGAGAATCTTGACCAGCTGGCGCAGCATGTCGCAGCACCAATGAAGATTGTAATCCTCAAGCTATTGGATATTACGTTCCTGCCACGCTTCCAATCAAGAAAAGACAGGAACAAAGAACACTTCGCAGAAGACCAACACCACTTGGTGTTTCTGTGGACGTATTGGAACACGGTCTTGTCTCAAACAGCATCGCGGTGGAAGCACGGCGAGATCTTCATGCCGGAACCTAACAACTTGATTATGGACCAAGTCCGAGCTAAACAGCTATACTCGAAACAAATATCCGATGCATCCGGTACGGGCAAGCAAGCACCTCTCTTCGACTACGTAGAAGAGCCATGTTTGAAGTCGAAGGAGGATGACAATGTGAGCAAACTGCAAGCAGCTGGAGTTGACAAATGTGCCGACGCAGCCAAACACCTCTTTTGGTAAGTGATTGGCGCATACAAAAGCTTTGTCTTAGCCTAACCGTGACACAGGGATGATATACATCTCAGCGGGCCCGCTCACCAACTAATCGGAAGAGCAGCCGCAAGCCTGCTACGCAGAAACCACACTGTCAATGTCGGAGAGTCAACCCAAGGTCCTGACAAAGACGACAAGACAGTAATAAAGGATACACCAAGTTTTAAGCTGAAGTTCCCTCCTGGCTACTAGCGATCCATGCTGAACACAGCATATACCAAACGGCCAGTGAAATCCTGGATGGCTGCAGCTGTGCCTCATGAGGAAGGGATGACATGTCGGCCACAACACCATCATGCAGTTTCCGAGACCAGCAGGTCTGTAATGAGTTGTGCAAGGTTGCGGCATTGTTGTCCCCTTGCATGACTGGTTGCAGGGGTGCAGGAATGTCTGAGAGGGTGTCTTGGCCGCTTCGGGCCGGGTGAGAACAAAGAAGTCTGCTGTCGAACGCGACACGCGCTCTCACCGTTTCTGGCTGGGACAATTGAATTGCGGAGTAGATTGCGGAGAGTACTGAATGGTTCAGAGTTCATGGCAGCGCCACATAATGCTTTCATCCAGCATCACATACTTCGGTGTCTCTACGGACAGTCTCTCCCTTCCTGTTCAACGGTACAATGAGCAGCTCTCTCAAAGGGACCCATTAGATCAGCGGGTTCGTCGTCTTCTGCAAAATGCTAGCAAGTTGTGTACTGCCGCCGATTCGGTCTTCCTCCCCTCCTCCGCCTCCTGTTGCAACATTCTTCAGCGTGCCCCGGAGATACGTCAAGTCGAACATGCAAGTTGGCGATGACAACCTGCCTTCTCCAACAGATGACGGCAAACCTGGCCGTAGTTTGAGGAAAAGCAGTAGGATCCAGATACCGAGATGTGCGCCCAACTCGAGCCCCGTCCAACACCACAAGGAGGAAGCGCAGCGGACGCCTACTTCGCCACGAGCAGCCAGGAAGAGGAATGCATCCCTTGGAATTGAGGACAGTACAGAAGAAGCCGTCAAAAGTGAAAGCTCGACGGAGGTAAAAACACCGGCGAGTGCTGTGTCTGTAGGGTCTGGGGATCTTTCACCACGTGTTTGTCTCTGTCAGCCTGAGCCGAAAATCCCCCGTCCAAGGAATGGTACGTCTGTCATTCTTTGTTTGCTGTCTCGGCGGCTAGATCGGCTAGGGCGGTTGGTGGCACTGCACAATCCTGACACCCCTGTGTGTCGACAAAGACAGCCGACTTCTTTGTTTGCGGCGTTATTTTGATCGGCCACTGACTCCTTTGTAGCGTTTATCCTCTATCGACAACATCATCAACAAGCCATCATCCGTCGCAACCCTGGTCTAAACAATCCCGACATTTCGAAGATCATCGGCGAGCAGTGGAAAGCAGAAGGTGACGAGCAAAAAAAAGTTTGGCAGGACCTTGCCCAGGTTAGTGTGGCCCCCAGGTCCCCCTTGCTGCATGGCTGTGTAGACTAACAGGACGCGCAGGAGGAGAAAGCTAGACATCACGAACAGTATCCAGACTATCGCTATCAACCTCGCCGAATCAGCAAGCCCGGATCGTCGCCTTTAAACCCAACAGGTCAGCATACTACCGTTGATAAGTATCGTTGCCCAAAGTGTGGTGGTCGTAGCATCAAAACTCCGACTAGCCCTTACGCTGTCGAGACTCCAagcacatccacatccacatccacatccacatccacatcaaCGTTACCGCCTCCAGACACCGTGGAAGAACTCAAACCCGCTACGAGCTACCTGCCCACGATGAGCAGCCTGTCGTTGGACTCGCCCGTTGTCGCTCGACGTGGACCGGGCCCATCGAGACTCAGTAACATCCAGGTCCCTTCTTCTCTCCGTGAGCAGGACATGTACAGCCCTCTCACGCCAGGACAGAAAAGACGTCGATACGACTACGGCCCGCCTCAATCTGCTCGTAGACCCGAAGGGCCATACTACCCACAGAGTGCAGCCCGTCGCGACTCACTGCCGCCTATGCACGTGCGCGTGTCACCTCCTAACACTGCTGGTATGCACCCTCCCTCGGCTCGAACTCCACGTGAGGTGCGCCTGCCTCAGCACGAGTTAGCGCGCAAAGGCTCCTCGGCTGCGGATATCAACATTGTTGTACCACCGTCTCACGACCAGAGCAGGAGTGTCGAAGCCATGGTGCTCAGCGTTCCCTACCAGGCGCGGATCAAGTTGCTCGGCCGCATCTGTTCTCCATTGAAAGACCCTGGTCCAAGCAGTCCAGCTGTTCAGACGCGTGGTGCCATCATCGCCATCGAGGGCGACGATGTGAAGGCTGTCAAGGAGCTGGCAGTCTGGCTCAACGACTTCCTTGCCAAAGATGAAGAATACAGC
Above is a genomic segment from Ascochyta rabiei chromosome 10, complete sequence containing:
- a CDS encoding Glutamate carboxypeptidase II yields the protein MRTSLLWLAAIGAEACQRERVFKRHAHAHIKRQAVNATFPPVLDPNEQVLINSFDNTSISTWSYYYTHGDHIAGRNESMAQWTADKWESYGFTSRLDEYYVFLNYPVSHSLVLTYPNGSTYTPTLQEAVLEEDPTTSYPNSISTFHGYSFTGNASAEYVYVGRGQQVDFERLQALGVELEGKIALAKYGGPFRGLKVKNAQDHGMIGAVIFSDPGDDGNMTEAKGQLAYPNGPARNPTTVQRGSVQFLSTYPGDPTTPGYVSKKDSPRSDRSIITPQIPSLPISWLEAQPLLQALNGFGSSGVQVNRTGWVGAIPGVNYSTGAGSGATLDMSNVMNDTYGSIWNAIGIINGTLEDEVVIVGNHRDAWIIGGAADPNSGSAVLIELAKAFGELAKTGWKPARTIVLCSWDAEEYGLVGSTEWMEEYIPWIKNAAVSYLNIDVAVSGPIPEISATPDLHAISTSLMKKIIYPFHGSSDQTMYDVWSTLDGTVGVLGSGSDYTAFLHRGIAAIDMGAGGGPNDPVYPYHSNYDSYHWMATFGDPGFHTHKAMGQYLTLLLYHMVNDPVVPLQPADYVEELNTYLQALNTTIASANATVDLSALVDAISTFETSARQFNDLRDHAVASNDTALITVQNHKARDFSRGFTSQGGLPTREFYQHTIFAPGRDTGYAPVTFPGITESITFDKDVELAQEWVEKTSAAILVAASILKT
- a CDS encoding slightly ste11-like protein; translation: MRLFPRLLHAVAAAIVLIVLYLGWLQHDHLGHNIHEAWGGTAHRVVVFGDDWSDTGKYRVSPPLKSEAVVRDSSRGEIWTETLCKELACDFMDNFARSMPPQGDVTTIGSLIDSDIRAQAVPVTDNNNNNNNNNNNNTQVTFDFKTQVQQFLEYEKQKHRIGVPERLRKVDEWSIFTVSFGLWDLLEYSTLEKEYALKAIDSSIEGLFENLDQLAQHVAAPMKIVILKLLDITFLPRFQSRKDRNKEHFAEDQHHLVFLWTYWNTVLSQTASRWKHGEIFMPEPNNLIMDQVRAKQLYSKQISDASGTGKQAPLFDYVEEPCLKSKEDDNVSKLQAAGVDKCADAAKHLFWDDIHLSGPAHQLIGRAAASLLRRNHTVNVGESTQGPDKDDKTVIKDTPSFKLKFPPGY
- a CDS encoding slightly ste11-like protein, whose translation is MLASCVLPPIRSSSPPPPPVATFFSVPRRYVKSNMQVGDDNLPSPTDDGKPGRSLRKSSRIQIPRCAPNSSPVQHHKEEAQRTPTSPRAARKRNASLGIEDSTEEAVKSESSTEVKTPASAVSVGSGDLSPRVCLCQPEPKIPRPRNAFILYRQHHQQAIIRRNPGLNNPDISKIIGEQWKAEGDEQKKVWQDLAQEEKARHHEQYPDYRYQPRRISKPGSSPLNPTGQHTTVDKYRCPKCGGRSIKTPTSPYAVETPSTSTSTSTSTSTSTLPPPDTVEELKPATSYLPTMSSLSLDSPVVARRGPGPSRLSNIQVPSSLREQDMYSPLTPGQKRRRYDYGPPQSARRPEGPYYPQSAARRDSLPPMHVRVSPPNTAGMHPPSARTPREVRLPQHELARKGSSAADINIVVPPSHDQSRSVEAMVLSVPYQARIKLLGRICSPLKDPGPSSPAVQTRGAIIAIEGDDVKAVKELAVWLNDFLAKDEEYSARLGKPPKMPSDSKKEATFEDYLDLIKDWHGISKEMVHYITTPIAQSQSPSCKDSEMDTSDRKDSATPPDSPRKSASPSLTTSTVRSCSVSKKPIVILPTFQLHASVAYASRIPIQDAYSPTDHWQWMATLWRGTVGPDLTLYVKSYEAKEGPGQSKMVELDEQVRCLTVLKAQGKGFADASLRRVGFEVSEWVRGIGARTET